In Campylobacter vicugnae, a genomic segment contains:
- the cas1 gene encoding CRISPR-associated endonuclease Cas1, with the protein MKHLVLNSFGLFLGLKSQRIVIYQNKEIIKEIALKSLKTISINSNGITISSDLIFACSVRGIKIFYQSFNTFSATHTLYEHKGVNVLKQQFSSKDNAKGLILAKELIIGKIKNQRSTILYFSRNQNNEQKNATLISMQKAINTLKSSKIIDTNDIFSIEANAAHKYFEFLKFNSLLPSSFEHRTKRASSEISNQALNYGYAILLNIIYKSIINAGLNPYFGVLHTMRSAKPSLALDIMEEYRSFIVDRNIIKIRSSLKGELNAELKKSNSFKYTKFIK; encoded by the coding sequence ATGAAACATCTAGTTCTTAATAGTTTTGGGCTATTTTTAGGATTAAAATCTCAAAGGATAGTAATATATCAAAATAAAGAGATAATAAAAGAGATAGCCCTTAAATCATTAAAAACCATATCTATAAATTCAAATGGCATAACCATTTCTAGCGATTTAATTTTTGCTTGCAGTGTGCGTGGGATAAAGATTTTTTATCAAAGTTTTAATACATTTAGTGCTACTCATACACTTTATGAACATAAAGGAGTAAATGTATTAAAACAGCAATTTTCATCCAAAGATAATGCCAAAGGATTGATACTAGCCAAAGAGTTAATAATCGGCAAGATTAAAAATCAACGCTCCACAATTTTATACTTTTCTAGAAATCAAAATAACGAACAAAAAAATGCAACATTAATAAGTATGCAAAAAGCAATCAATACACTAAAAAGCTCAAAAATCATAGATACAAATGATATATTTAGCATTGAGGCTAATGCTGCTCATAAATATTTTGAATTTCTTAAATTTAACTCTCTTTTACCATCTAGTTTTGAACACCGTACTAAAAGGGCAAGCAGCGAAATATCAAACCAAGCTTTAAATTACGGCTATGCTATACTATTAAACATAATCTATAAAAGCATTATAAATGCCGGATTAAATCCATATTTTGGAGTTTTGCATACTATGCGAAGTGCTAAGCCATCTTTGGCTTTAGATATTATGGAGGAGTATAGAAGCTTTATAGTAGATAGAAATATTATTAAAATTCGCTCATCTCTCAAAGGCGAATTAAATGCAGAATTAAAAAAAAGTAATAGCTTCAAATATACTAAATTCATTAAATAA
- the cas4 gene encoding CRISPR-associated protein Cas4 — protein MILVSHIRQFVFCPRILYFYTFCDIKPVYPEYVNSGSQYHNKQNELFKNRKFIKFKLPIIKAHSNLYLQDLSMQGVADLVLECQNEIIVAEFKNQTKPILNKGTKMQLIAYSKLASKHFNKPFFKIMLICGNNLKFKIFDIKNDDLAQFNSTIDKINKMLNQELFPQSCASIAACMQCEFKNYCDDRE, from the coding sequence ATGATTTTAGTTAGTCATATTAGACAGTTTGTATTTTGTCCTAGGATTTTATATTTTTATACATTTTGCGATATCAAACCAGTATATCCAGAGTATGTAAATTCAGGCTCACAGTATCATAATAAACAAAATGAGCTATTTAAAAATAGAAAATTTATTAAATTTAAACTACCAATTATAAAAGCACATAGTAATCTATATCTACAAGATTTATCTATGCAAGGAGTAGCAGATTTGGTGCTAGAGTGTCAAAATGAAATAATCGTAGCTGAGTTTAAAAATCAAACCAAGCCAATACTAAATAAAGGGACTAAAATGCAACTTATAGCCTACTCAAAACTAGCAAGTAAACATTTTAATAAGCCATTTTTTAAGATAATGCTAATTTGCGGTAATAATCTTAAATTTAAGATATTTGATATAAAAAACGATGATTTAGCTCAATTTAATAGCACGATAGATAAGATTAATAAAATGTTAAATCAAGAGTTATTTCCACAAAGTTGCGCTAGTATAGCTGCTTGTATGCAGTGTGAATTTAAAAACTACTGTGATGATAGAGAATAA